A portion of the Gossypium arboreum isolate Shixiya-1 chromosome 8, ASM2569848v2, whole genome shotgun sequence genome contains these proteins:
- the LOC108467510 gene encoding probable sugar phosphate/phosphate translocator At1g12500, translating to MVEAQTWTTRRMSNPRLDSTATADHQLLDIPATPTAEVRNGIYSVGSHLSPNLLTALIIASWFTSNIGVLLLNKYLLSFYGYRYPIFLTMLHMISCACYSYVAINFLEIVPRQHILSRKQFFKIFALSAIFCFSVVCGNTSLRYIPVSFNQAIGATTPFFTAIFAFLITCKKESAEVYCALLPVVFGIVLASNSEPLFNLFGFLVCVGSTAGRALKSVVQGILLTSEAEKLHSMNLLLYMAPMAAMILLPFSLYIEGNVARITLEKAKTDSFIVFLLVGNATVAYLVNLTNFLVTKHTSALTLQVLGNAKAALAAFVSVMIFKNPVTVMGMAGFAVTIMGVVLYSEAKKRSKVTTH from the coding sequence ATGGTAGAGGCGCAAACATGGACTACAAGGAGGATGAGCAACCCAAGATTGGACTCAACCGCCACTGCCGACCACCAACTTTTGGACATCCCGGCAACCCCAACAGCTGAGGTGAGAAACGGCATCTACAGCGTTGGATCACATCTCTCTCCTAATCTCTTAACGGCACTGATCATTGCTTCATGGTTCACGTCCAACATTGGGGTCCTTTTACTCAACAAGTATCTCCTCAGCTTTTATGGCTACCGTTATCCAATCTTTCTCACCATGCTCCACATGATCTCATGTGCTTGTTACAGTTACGTAGCCATAAACTTTCTTGAAATAGTTCCAAGGCAACATATTTTGTCGAGGAAGcagttttttaaaatatttgctTTGAGTGCCATTTTTTGTTTCTCCGTCGTGTGTGGGAACACTTCTTTAAGGTACATTCCAGTGTCGTTTAACCAAGCTATTGGCGCCACGACCCCTTTTTTCACTGCAATTTTCGCTTTCTTAATCACTTGCAAGAAGGAATCTGCAGAGGTTTATTGTGCACTTTTGCCTGTGGTTTTTGGGATTGTGTTGGCTAGTAACAGTGAGCCTTTGTTTAACCTGTTTGGGTTCTTGGTTTGTGTTGGTTCTACTGCTGGTCGTGCTTTAAAGTCTGTAGTTCAAGGGATCTTGTTAACTAGTGAAGCTGAGAAGCTACATTCCATGAACTTGCTGCTGTATATGGCTCCTATGGCAGCAATGATTTTGTTACCGTTTTCTCTATATATTGAAGGAAATGTTGCAAGAATCACACTTGAGAAAGCCAAGACTGATTCTTTCATTGTTTTCTTGTTGGTTGGGAATGCTACGGTGGCTTATTTGGTGAACTTAACAAATTTTTTGGTTACCAAACATACGAGTGCCCTTACTTTGCAGGTTTTGGGAAATGCCAAAGCTGCATTAGCAGCGTTTGTGTCGGTTATGATCTTCAAGAATCCGGTGACCGTGATGGGGATGGCCGGATTCGCTGTTACAATAATGGGAGTTGTGCTTTACAGCGAAGCAAAGAAAAGATCTAAGGTCACTACACACTGA
- the LOC108469023 gene encoding growth-regulating factor 10-like, with amino-acid sequence MEPQDSSPLKTGHFSDLGIGLTNLGDSGNMESNRLSGGEGSPPIGLGLELGCGSGHIQTGITKSCGFTIFQLQELQLQSLIYKYMEAGLPVPHHLLLPIWKSVAGSLGGLHGSPYQLYYGFLGCGPLQLGYKNGVDPEPGRCRRTDGKKWRCSKEAVPDHKYCERHMHRGRQRSTKLVEASQVTRTSISRNNANTNLSISLQVDSSNNSGNGSNLSSSFTGFSPNIALLRGGDSKAVPLSPQFQELL; translated from the exons ATGGAGCCCCAAGACTCATCACCTCTCAAGACTGGCCATTTTTCAGACCTGG ggATAGGACTTACAAATTTGGGTGATTCGGGGAACATGGAGAGTAATAGATTGAGTGGAGGAGAAGGGTCACCTCCAATTGGATTAGGTCTCGAGCTTGGATGTGGGTCCGGTCATATACAAACTGGGATCACTAAATCATGTGGGTTCACAATCTTTCAACTCCAGGAGTTACAGCTTCAATCTCTCATCTACAAGTACATGGAAGCTGGCCTTCCTGTTCCCCATCATCTACTTCTTCCTATATGGAAAAGTGTTGCTGGTTCTCTTGGTGGCCTCCACGGCAGTCCTTATCAACTTTACTACGGTT TTTTGGGTTGTGGACCCTTGCAGTTGGGGTATAAGAATGGGGTAGATCCAGAGCCAGGAAGATGTAGACGAACAGATGGGAAGAAATGGAGATGTAGCAAAGAAGCCGTCCCAGATCACAAGTACTGCGAGAGACACATGCATAGAGGTCGTCAACGTTCAACAAAGCTTGTGGAAGCTTCTCAAGTAACTAGAACTAGTATTAGCCGCAACAATGCCAATACCAACCTCTCCATTTCTCTTCAAGTGGATAGCAGTAATAATAGTGGTAATGGCAGCAATCTCTCTTCCAGTTTTACTGGGTTTTCTCCGAACATTGCTCTTCTGCGAGGGGGTGATTCGAAAGCTGTACCTCTTTCACCACAGTTTCAAGAATTATtatag